One stretch of Deltaproteobacteria bacterium DNA includes these proteins:
- a CDS encoding PAS domain-containing protein — translation MTAPAHPPSSGASSPDRGGDGRATQRGPDRGGHDRVTQRGDDGRGRDGVERRDGTDLARRVTYLMLFRLVLISFALGTTVVIAWVGDVDLQTPNTYILLAIIAATYLLTIAYAIALPRVANMTRFATAQIAVDLVIATLLVHVTGGAQSGYTFFFPVAIVGAATVRYQRGAIATAAASAFLFVAVSILGWTGALPSLAGQRLLPSDLSALELARHLGLNLAAFGAIAVLAVNLGGQLARASASLETERAAAADLYTLHEDIVRCLTSGLVTVDTSGTVLTANRAAVDLLELDCDPVGRPLADVAPALAEAVTAADPHAPLRRGEVDIRLPSGRRAVFGVSLSPLVDHQNRPRGRILSFQDLTELRAMEAQVRQAERLATIGTVAASVAHELRNPLASISGSIELLRSDRGSSEDRTKLMEIVTREVDRLDRLIRDLLDYTNPRPRHNVAFALDELVEETLRVFARDPDLGSVPVRLTRTTDEPIAIEADAEKLRQVLWNLLRNAAEAAGATGGRVDLRVGREGDHAVVCVADDGPGMPPEVVAHMFDPFFTTRAGGTGLGLAIVRHIVDEHGGAIDVDSAPGRGTRITVRVPAGPAAAAGPPTV, via the coding sequence GTGACTGCGCCCGCCCACCCCCCGTCCTCCGGCGCGTCGAGCCCGGACCGCGGCGGCGACGGTCGCGCCACGCAACGCGGCCCGGACCGCGGCGGACACGATCGCGTCACGCAACGCGGCGACGACGGCCGCGGACGGGACGGTGTCGAGCGCCGGGACGGGACCGATCTCGCGCGGCGCGTGACGTACTTGATGCTGTTTCGGCTCGTGCTGATCAGCTTTGCCCTCGGCACGACGGTCGTCATCGCGTGGGTCGGCGACGTCGACCTGCAAACGCCCAATACATACATTCTGTTGGCGATCATCGCGGCGACCTACTTGCTCACGATCGCCTACGCGATCGCGCTGCCACGTGTGGCCAACATGACGCGCTTCGCCACGGCGCAAATCGCGGTCGACCTCGTGATCGCCACGCTGCTCGTCCACGTGACCGGCGGCGCACAGAGCGGGTACACGTTCTTCTTCCCGGTCGCGATCGTCGGCGCCGCGACGGTCCGCTACCAGCGCGGTGCGATCGCAACGGCGGCCGCCAGCGCGTTCCTGTTCGTGGCCGTGAGCATCCTCGGGTGGACGGGCGCGCTGCCGTCGCTAGCCGGCCAGCGATTGCTGCCGTCGGACCTGTCGGCGCTCGAACTCGCGCGCCACCTCGGCTTGAACCTCGCGGCGTTCGGCGCGATCGCGGTGCTGGCGGTCAATCTCGGCGGCCAGCTCGCGCGCGCCAGCGCATCGCTCGAGACCGAGCGTGCCGCTGCCGCGGACCTGTACACGCTGCACGAGGACATCGTGCGCTGCCTCACGAGCGGGCTCGTCACCGTCGACACGTCCGGCACGGTTCTGACGGCCAATCGCGCGGCGGTCGACCTGCTCGAACTCGACTGCGATCCGGTCGGGCGGCCCCTGGCCGACGTCGCTCCGGCGCTGGCGGAGGCGGTCACCGCTGCCGATCCGCACGCGCCGCTGCGCCGCGGCGAGGTCGACATCCGGTTGCCCAGCGGGCGCCGGGCGGTGTTCGGCGTGTCGCTGTCCCCACTGGTCGACCATCAGAACCGACCGCGCGGTCGCATCCTGAGCTTCCAGGACCTCACCGAGCTGCGCGCGATGGAAGCACAGGTCCGCCAAGCGGAACGCCTGGCGACGATCGGGACCGTGGCCGCGAGCGTCGCCCACGAGTTGCGCAACCCGCTCGCGTCGATTTCGGGATCGATCGAGCTGCTTCGCAGCGATCGCGGCAGCTCGGAGGATCGCACGAAGCTGATGGAGATCGTCACGCGTGAAGTCGACCGCCTGGACCGTCTGATTCGCGACCTGCTCGACTACACGAACCCGCGCCCGCGGCACAACGTCGCGTTCGCGCTCGACGAGTTGGTCGAGGAGACGCTGCGCGTGTTCGCGCGCGACCCCGACCTGGGCTCGGTCCCCGTGCGGCTGACGCGGACGACCGACGAGCCGATTGCGATCGAGGCGGACGCGGAGAAGCTGCGGCAAGTGCTGTGGAACCTGCTGCGCAACGCGGCCGAAGCGGCCGGCGCGACCGGCGGGCGCGTCGACCTCCGCGTCGGGCGCGAAGGCGACCACGCGGTCGTGTGCGTGGCGGACGACGGTCCGGGCATGCCGCCCGAGGTCGTCGCGCACATGTTCGATCCGTTCTTCACGACGCGCGCCGGCGGCAC